The genomic interval TCAACGTAATTTCTGAAACAGATTTAGCGAACTATGTACGTTATCAAAATAAACATTTTGAAGAAGTAACTAAAGAAAAAGAAGAAGATATGCAGCCCTTTATTAAGAAACTTGAAGATCTTAATCTTCAATATGAAATTGTATTCACAGTGGGTTCTGCGACAATAGAAATTTTATCTGAATTAGAAGCAAATGATTACGATATTGTAGTCATGAGTAATAAACGTTCTCGTGTAGAATTAAAACACGTTTTAGGACATGTCACTCATAAAGTGGCTAAACGTGCGCATACGCCTGTGCTTATTGTTAAATAGATATGATCAAAACCGCTTCGGCGGTTTTTTTATTTTTAAAGAAATAATATACTTGTCATTTATAGATGAAAAATGGGTAAATAACAGGCAAAGAGGAGGAATAGATTATGGAAATTTTAAAGTTTGACGATTGGAAAGACGAACAGCTCACATTACACCTCATTGCACAAATTTTAGGTAAATACAAAGTAGAATGTGCTTATCAAGAACCACAATGGGAACATGTCACATTAGACATCACAAGCGAAGGTTTTACAACAGGACTGTTATATGTAGATGACAACCATTTTTCAATAGATGTCAATATATTAGATGACCTAATCGAAGTACGTGTCAATAATGAAAAGACCGCATTCACTTTAGAAAACGGCAAAACGATACAAGACTACTACAAACAAATAGAAGACACACTGAATAATTATGGCATTACTGTCAAACTCAATACTAACCCTCAAGAAATGGAAAACAAAATTCCTTTAGACGAAGATACAACACATCATCACTATGACCATGATATTGCAGTCAAAGCGTTAGAATTAATGCAATATGCAGAACGTTCGCTAAAACGTTTTATTGGTCCGTTACGCGCAAGAACAGCAGGGCCTGCATTCTTCTGGGGAACATTCGATGTTTCTGCGATTGTCGTTTACAGTAAGTTTTATCAAGAATTTAAACCTGACCAAGTCATTGAATACGGTGCATTTGATGAAGAGATGATTGAGTTTGGTTTCTGGTTCGGCGGTGGAGATTTTGAAGGTCCGACATACTTCGTCTTACCTTATCCTTTTGTAGACAAAAACTTTACATTTGATAAATCACTTCCTGAGGGCGCAAGATTTGACCCGACATTGACTGAATTTGTGTATGAACTGCAACGTGGAGATGTAAGAGAATTAGATACTATTAATGCTGTATTTGAAAGCGGCTTTGATATCTTTGCGCAACATTTAGATTGGCCGAAAGTCGATCATTGTACTGTACCGATGCATATGCCGCCGAATATGCACACTGACAAAGATGAATAGCATACAATTGTTAAATCATATATACTATATTTAATCGTGCAGATTAGACAACTTAGATTCCAATGACAGAAAGGGCGACAGCAATGATAGAAATGGATGGCATCGTTGCCAAAATGAAAAATCAGAAAATCAATTATGATCGCGTATTAAAGAAAATGATTCAACAATGGGAACGTTCAGAAGAACGTCCGAAAATAATGCTGCATAGTTGTTGTGCACCATGCAGTACGTATGTCTTAGAGTTTCTCTCTGAATATGCAGACTTAGCTATTTATTTTGCGAATCCTAATATTCATCCAAAAAAAGAATATGAACGAAGAGCATGGGTTCAAAAAGATTTTATAGAAAAATTTAATCAAGAAAACGGCACAAACGTACGTTATATCGAAGCGCCTTATAAGCCGCACGAGTTCATGAAGATGGCTAAAGAGCGTGGTTTAACAGATGAACCTGAAGGCGGATTGAGATGTCGTGCATGTTTTGAAATGCGCTTAGATATGGTCGCTGAAGCGGCTGTTGAATACGGCTATGATTATTTCGGCAGTGCATTAACGCTTTCACCTAAAAAGAATGCACAAATGATTAATGAACTCGGCGCTGAAGTTCAAAAACTTTATGATGTTAATTACCTGCCAAGCGACTTTAAGAAAAATAAAGGGTACGAACGTTCATTAGAGATGTGCAAAGACTATAATATTTATCGTCAATGTTATTGCGGCTGTGTATTTGCAGCACAAGCACAAGGGATTGACTTTAAAGAAGTGAATAAAGCAGCCAAAGAATTTTTAGATACAGTAGAAACAAAATAACAGATGAAGTAAAAGCAGTACGTCAGTAAAAGGCGTGCTGCTTTTTTACTGAACATAACGAAAAAACATGATTTAATTGAACCGTTTGTCTTATACCTCTGACCGCTTATCTTAAAAATATTTTTATTAGAAAGGCTTTTTGATTTAATAAAGTTAAGGAAGGAGGATGGCTCATGAAAGTAAAATGTTATTTCAATCAAGATGAAGAAGATGAACGTGTAGAAATTTATGCACAGGATGCTACGCAAAAAATTAAAGAAATTATCGCATGTGTTAAACAAGATGAGACACTCACAACTTTAACTGGTAAAAACCAATATCAACGCATTTTTCAAGTGCCGATTGAAGAAGTATTACAGATTAAAGCAGAAAATAAGAAAGTATATGCATGGACTTATACGCAATGCTTAATTATTTCAAATCCTTTATATGAATTAGAAGAAATACTCCCGCATTATTTCATCAGAATTTCAAAATCAGAAATATTGAATATCCGTAATATTAAATATTTGAGCGTAGGTGCGAATGGGATGATTCATATTACGTTAAAACATGGTGAAGCGACGTATTCCTCAAGACGTTATTTAAAAAAATTGAAGGCGAGGTTAAAATTATGAAAAGAATAATGAAGCCGCTCATGAATGATTTTTGTACAGGTGTTGTTATTGGCACAGTAATATCGGTTATATTTTCCAGCATTTTTGGACAAGGGCAATACTCGCCAGTATCACCTGTCTCATTGATGGGACGCATTTACGAAGCACATTTGTCTGAACCTCTGATTATGTTGATTGCTGCTGTTATATGGGGAATAATTGGTGTGCTATTTGGTTTAGGTAGTATGATTTACGACGCTTCGGATTGGAGTTTATTAAAAAAGACAGTGCTGCATATTGTCATTTGCTATATAGGATTTCTGCCCCTAGCAATTTTGGCAGGATGGTTCCCGTTAACTTTAGCTGACATCTTATTCTTTACAGGTATTTTTATCTTTGTATATGCCATTATATGGATAGTGAATTATTTTAAAAACAAAGCTTTAGTAGATATGATCAATAAAAAATTAAACCAATAAATAACAAAAAAGAGAGAAGGTTTGGGGGAACCTTCTCTCACATTTTAACAATATCAATTTTTAAGGAGTTACAGTAATGAAACCTAAAGGGGAGGTATTCATTACTTCGATTCTTTTTGTATATTTAATAGGAGCTACATTTAATAAGATTGTTTTTAATGTTTTGATTACTTGCTTTGCCTACAATTATAAGGGGTAATCATGTCTTAATTCAGTGAATCCGATGTCGAATCCTCTATCATTCGAACTGTCTTCATTTGAATTAAGCATTAATAATTTAACATATACAAATGTTTCGATATCAGCAGATATTAACAATTTATCACAAGACTTTATTGCCGATAATATTTACATTCTAGGGATTATTGGGAGTTGGTTGAAATCGGTTGGGGAGCCGGTTTCAATGAATGAATGTATAATATAAGGCTGAATGCTTGGAGCTTGGGGAAACTCACATTTGATTCATTGCTTGTTTATAAAATTGTCAGATAACGATGTATTAACGGGGGATTAACCTATCGTCAATATCACCTGGAAAACGAAAGTCACCTCCTGAAATATACTTGCTGCAGACTCATCAATACGCGGGGTAACGTAGTGTTAGATGAAGTACTGCGAAACAGAAATTCCTACCACAGTATTTCTGTTTCTTGATGATTTCTAAGGTGCAGAATCTAAGATGAACTCGTTCACTGATTAGCGTTTAGATTAGAAAACTCATTGAATCTCTAATCTTCGCTGGATGTAATAACTGAATAGATAGCGTTGCTAAAAGCGCATATCTATCATCTGTTCATATCTCTACGCTCTCTTGAACAGCAAATCCGCTTACAACAACTTTGTTATCTATTTCACATATAACTCTAACAAAGAATGTGAGGAAAATCACTAAATATGAACTAAAATTTTTTGCACCTGTGACATTATTGTGAACCTGTTTAATTGGCTGTAACAATTGAAATTTTCTGTTCTACCACAGTGATGCTGCTCAACACTTAGCGAGAGGCGTATATTGAACATTGAAGTAGTTTTGTTTGTGCCGATAAAGCAAGGGTATTTGAATATTAAAGAGCATTAAACTTTAAAAAAAGAAAGTGAGGAAGAGCTATGGTTATTAAAGTAGAACGAATTTATGAAGATAAAGCAAAAAATGATGGTGTACGCGTGCTTGTTGATCGTGTGTGGCCTCGTGGTATTTCAAAAGAAAATGCGAATTTAGATGAATGGATGAAAAATATCGGTCCAAGTACAGAATTACGTAAATGGTTTGGTCATGATCCAGACAAGTTCGATGATTTTAAAAAGAAATATATTGATGAGTTGAAAAATAATAAAGAACAGCATGACGAGTTGAAAGTATTAGAAGGTATTATTGATGATGCACGTAAAGATGTTATCTTATTATATTCTGCTAAAGATGAAGAACATAACCAAGCAGTTGTGTTGAAAGAATATTTAAAAGAACAAGGTTATAAATAATAAAATAGCTATCATTATCAATTAACAAATTTTAGAAGTTAGATGTCTATACTGTCATCTAACTTATTTTTTATGTAATAGAATAATAACTGTTCTAATACACTATGTATCATATAGTACAAATATATAATACAGTTTCACAAGGTAGACACAACTATATAAAATCCTTCGGAAATTAAGTGATTTTTTTCACAAGATTAAGTATACTCATTGTGAAAACGGTAACATGCTTTATAAAAACATCACATTAAATCCAACGGAGGGATTATTATGGTTGAAACGATCAAAGAAAGAAAATCACCATGGGCAAGCTTTAAAAAAGGTAAATGGTCTTCAGAAGTGGATGTCAGAAACTTTATTCAGTTGAATTATACGTTGTATAACGGAGATTCATCGTTCCTTGAATCACCTACACGAGCTACAAGTGATTTATGGGACCAAGTGATGGAGTTAACACGTGAAGAACGTGAACGCGGCGGTATGTGGGATATGGATACAAAAGTTGCTTCCACAATCCTATCGCATGATGCAGGTTATTTGAATGAAGAATTAGAACAAATTGTAGGTGTTCAAACAGAAAAACCATTTAAACGTTCTATGCAGCCTTTCGGCGGTATTCGTATGGCAAAAGCTGCTTGTGAAGCATATGGTTATGAATTAGATAAGGAAACAGAACGTATTTTCACTGATTTACGTAAAACACATAACCAAGGTGTGTTCGATGCCTATTCAAAAGAAATGCTGGCATGCCGTAAAGCGGGTATTATCACAGGATTGCCGGATGCATATGGACGTGGACGTATTATCGGAGATTACCGTCGTGTTGCATTATACGGTATTGATTTCTTAATGGAAGAAAAATTGAACGACTATAACAATATGTCGACTGTGATGGATGAAGGTACAATTCGTTTGCGTGAGGAACTTTCTGAACAATACCGTGCGTTAAAAGAATTAAAAGTTTTAGGTGAACGTTATGGATTTGATCTCAGCCGTCCAGCTGAAAACTTTAAAGAAGCGGTTCAATGGTTGTATCTAGCTTACCTTGCTGCAATTAAAGAACAAAATGGTGCAGCGATGAGTTTAGGACGTACGTCTACATTCTTAGATATTTATGCAGAACGTGATTTGCAAGAAGGTATCTTAACAGAACGTGAAGTACAAGAAATTGTGGATCACTTCATTATGAAATTACGTTTGGTTAAATTCGCACGTACACCTGATTATAATGAGTTGTTCTCAGGAGACCCGACTTGGGTAACTGAATCTATCGGAGGTGTAGGTTTAGATGGTCGTGCAATGGTTACTAAGAACTCTTTCCGCTTCTTACACACTTTAGATAACTTAGGACCTGCTCCTGAACCAAACTTAACTGTATTATGGTCACAGCGTTTACCAGAAAACTTTAAAGCATATTGTGCTGAAATGAGTATTAAATCAAGCTCTATCCAATATGAAAATGACGATTTAATGCGTGAAAGTTATGGCGATGATTATGGTATTGCTTGTTGTGTATCAGCAATGCGCATTGGTAAACAAATGCAATTCTTCGGTGCACGTGCAAACTTAGCAAAAACATTATTATATGCGATTAATGGCGGTAAAGATGAAAAATCCGGCATGCAAGTAGGTCCTGAATTCGTACCGATTGATTCTGAAATTCTTGATTATGATGAAGTTTATGCAAAATTTGATCAAATGATGGAATGGTTGGCTGGCGTTTATATCAACTCATTGAATATCATTCACTATATGCATGATAAATACAGCTATGAACGTATTGAAATGGCATTGCATGATACAGATGTGCACCGCACAATGGCAACAGGTATCGCTGGTTTATCTGTAGCTGCGGATTCTTTATCTGCGATTAAATATGGGCAAGTGAAAACAATCCGTAATGAAGAAGGATTAGTTGTTGATTTTGATACAACAGGCGACTTCCCTAAATACGGCAATAATGATTCACGTGTAGATGACATTGCGATTGAGTTAGTAAAATCATTCATGAAAAAATTGCGCAAACATAAAACATATCGCGATTCTGAACATACAATGAGCGTATTAACTATTACGTCTAATGTAGTTTATGGTAAGAAAACAGGTAATACACCAGATGGACGTAAAGCTGGCGAGCCATTTGCGCCTGGTGCAAACCCAATGCATGGCCGTGATGAACATGGTGCGTTAGCTTCATTATCATCTGTAGCAAAAATTCCTTATGAATATTGCAAAGACGGTATTTCTAACACGTTCAGTATTGTACCGAAATCACTTGGTAAAACGGATATGGAACAAAATCATAACTTAGTATCTGTGTTAGATGGTTATGCAATGCAGCAAGGTCATCATTTAAATATCAACGTCTTTAACCGTGAGACATTAATTGATGCAATGGAACATCCAGAAGAATATCCGCAATTAACAATTCGTGTATCAGGTTATGCAGTTAACTTTATTAAATTGACTCGTGAACAACAATTAGATGTTATCTCTAGAACATTCCACGAAAGAATGTAAGCTTTATTCAGTAAAGAGAAAGACATGAAAATGACGAAGTATGTCTTATAGGAGGTACCGAACAATGGAAGGACGAATTCACTCTGTAGAAAGTTTAGGGACAGTTGATGGTCCAGGTTTACGCTATATTATATTTACACAAGGTTGTTTATTAAGATGCCTTTATTGTCATAATCCAGATACTTGGAGTTTGACTGATGCGCCAAGAAAAGCGACTGCAGAAGAACTTGTTGAAGAGATTGTGCCGTACCGTCCTTATTTCAGTGCTTCTGGCGGAGGTGTTACTGTTAGCGGTGGAGAACCGCTGCTGCAAATGCCTTTTTTAGAGCAGCTTTTCAAACAGTTGAAAGCTGAAGATATTCATACTTGTATTGACACTTCTGCAGGTTGTGTTAATGAAACACCGACATTTCTAAAACACTTAGATAATCTGCTTCAATATACTGATTTAATGCTGCTTGATATCAAACATATAGATAACGAAAAACACTTAGCACTTACAGGGAAACCTAACAATCATATTCTACGCTTTGCGCAAATGTTATCAGAACGCAAGCAGCCAGTTTGGATTCGACATGTCTTAGTGCCAGGTTATACAGATGATGAAGCGGATTTGATCCGGCTCGGACAATTTATCTCAACTTTAGATAATGTCGAACGTTTTGAAATCTTGCCATATCATCAATTAGGAGTGCACAAGTATGAAGCACTCGGTCAAACATATCCTTTAGAAGGCGTGCAAGAACCAAGTGAAGATGATGTGGCACGCGCATATGAGCTCGTCAACTTCCAAGGTGCAACACCACTTACCATTCAATAAAATCATCCATTTCCCAGCAGACGCTTGAATCTACATTCAGGCGTCTGTTTTGTTAAGATTGAATTAACAAAAAGAGAGGTTGGTGGAACAATGGAAGAACGGATATTTCATCGTATCGCACATCAATATGACAGCGACGCACAAATTCAACTTACTGAAAAAATTGCAGAAGAGATACGTGCATTTATGACGCCTGCACATCGTTTATTGGATTACGGATGTGGAACAGGGTTAGTAGGATTACAATTTGCTGATGATGTTGATCAACTTATTTTGGCAGATGCAGAAAATGAAATGTTAAAAATTGTACAGCAAAAAATAACATCTTTGGATTTGAAAAATGCTGAAACGATGCAGCTCAATGTGGTGGAAGATTCATTACCGGATATCCAAGTAGATACTATTATTATGTCGCTTGTGATGCTGCATGTTTCAGATACACAAGCATTGCTCAATCAGTTATTTAAATTGCTCCAACCAGGAGGACAAATCTTAATTGCGGATTTCAATCAAAATGACAAAGTCAGCCATCCGTTAATTCATTCAGGTTTTACACATGAAACAGTGAAAGAAAAGATGGAAAAAGCAGGATTTAATAAGCCTTCGATACACACGTTTTATCAAGGCGAAAAATTATTTATGAACCAAGATGCATCACTCTTTTTAGCACATGCAACAAAACCATAACCAACTATATTTGACATTTATGTGAAATTTTCATTAAACTATTTGTGGTATTAAAATGGATTTAAAATTATATTTGATTCATGATACATTCGAGCGATTGAGAATTTAAGGAGGGCATATTATGTTAGATAAAATTTTGACATCTATAAAAGTTGGGGAGCTAACAGTAGATACACGCTTAGAAAAAGCAGATTTTAAAGCAGACGAAACAGTTTCTGGGAAAGTCATCTTAAAAGGCGGCAATGAAGATGAGGAAGTTTCTAGAATCAGATTAACATTGCTTGAACCTAAAGAAGGTTCTAGCGAAAATACAGATTTCGGCGAATCTGATAAAGTATTGCAAATGTATGAGATTAAAAGTGAACAAGTGGTTGAAAAAGCACAATCAGTGGAAAAACCATTCGAGTTCCGTTTAGCTAATTTCGATTTAGATAAAACAACTAACGCTTTAGTGTTACGCACACATATTACTATTGGAGACGGTAAAGATTCAGAAGATGAAGAAGAAATCCGTATTCAATAATTGAAATTTAATAAAAAACACCGCATGTACCTATAAGCACCGCGCAAGTTGGGGTGAAGCGCTGTGGATAGGAATATACGGTGTTTTTTTATGGTTTTTAAAACTCAGGTTCAGTGACTTTAATAACCACTTTGCCTCGTGCATGCCCTTTGTGTATATAATCTAAAGCTTCTTTTGTATCGGCTAAATCAAATATTTTGTCAATTTCAGGATGGATTTTATTTGCTTCGACCATTTTGCGAATTTTGTTTAATTCTTGGCGACTATCACGTGTGAAAATAAAACGATAGTAAACACGATGTTCTTCTGCTGCTTTATTAATTTTACGAGCCGCAAATGTCATCAAATATTTTTTCCATAAAGGAACACCGAGTTCTGAAGCAGTACGCTGGTCTGGGATACCGTTGATTGAAACGACAGTACCATGCGGTTTTACTATTTTAAAGGCTTTCATTAATTCTTCTCCGCCTAGAGTATCAAAGACGCCATCATAATCATGCAGGACCTCATCAAAGTGCGTTTGATGATAGTCAATCACTTTATCAGCTCCTAATTTCTCAACGAACTCACGATTTTTATTGCTGGTAGTGGTAGCAACATAGGCTCCGTATACCTTAGCCAATTGAATCGCGAATGACCCTACTCCGCCTGATCCTGCTTGAATCAATACTTTTTGACCTTGGCTTAAATGCATATAGTCATGCAGTGCTTGATAAGAGGTTAACCCAACCATAGGTAATGCGGCAGCTTCTTCATAGCTCAAGTGCTTCGGCATCGTTGCCATTTGATTTTCGGTTACTGCGATATATTCTGAAAATGCTCCGAGTTTCATACCATATACTGCATCACCTACACGAAACGCTGTTACACATTTGCCGATTTTAACAACTTCACCCGCAAAATCATGGCCCATAGTATAGGGTGTTTTTTCATTAAAAAAGAGGCGCATAATTCCGCCTTGTGCAGCTTTGAAATCAATAGGATTAACACTAGCTGCATGTATTTTAACTAATACTTCATTCTCATCAATTTCTGGAATTGATACTTCTTCTAAACGAGGTTGAATCTTTTTTCCATATTTATGAATTCTAACAGCTTCCATTGCAACACTTCCTAATATTCATTTCTATAATTATATACTTACATTCCCACAACATTTATAAATTAATCCTCTAATTTTGCGTGCATTACAAGAAATGTTCGGAAAACAAAATACTTTAACTACAACATGTAAAACGTTTTAATTTTTGACATATAAGAAGTGTTAAAGGTTGCGGTAAACTAGTGTTCGCATGGTAAAATAATAGTGAACTACAGTCACATTGGACAGTCTATAGAGAATACATTAAGGAGTGATTGGCATGAGAATGGTGGATTTGATTGATAAAAAACGTGATGGTGAATCACTATCAGCAGAAGAAATCAAATGGATGATAGCAGAATATACAAACGGGAATATTCCAGACTATCAAATGTCGAGTATGGCAATGGCAATTTATTTCCAAGACATGAATAATGATGAACGTGCTGAGTTAACAATGGCTATGGTACATTCGGGTGATGAAATTGATTTATCTGCGATTGAAGGGACTAAAGTAGATAAACATTCAACAGGCGGTGTCGGTGATACAACCACTTTAGTATTAGCGCCATTAGTGGCAGCAGTCGGCGTACCGGTTGCGAAGATGAGCGGCCGCGGTTTAGGACATACCGGCGGTACGATTGATAAATTAGAATCAGTAGATGGCTTCCATGTGGAAATTTCTGAAGATGACTTTATCCGCTTAGTTAATGAGGATAAATTAGCAGTTATTGGACAATCAGGTAACTTAACGCCAGCTGATAAAAAATTATATGCTTTGCGTGATGTTACAGGTACAGTAAATTCTATTCCATTAATTGCATCTTCTATTATGAGTAAGAAAATCGCAGCAGGTGCAGATGCGATTGTTTTAGATGTAAAAACAGGCAACGGAGCATTTATGAAAACATTAGCAGATGCTGAAGCATTAGCGCATGCGATGGTTAAAATCGGCAATAATGTCGGCCGTCAAACAATGGCAATCATTTCAGATATGAGCCAGCCATTAGGATATGCTATCGGGAATGCATTGGAATTAAAAGAAGCGATGGATACATTGCGCGGAGAGGGCCCTGAAGATTTAACAGAACTTGTAATGACATTAGGTTCCCAAATGGTTGTACTTGGCGGAAAAGCAGAAAGCTTAGATGAAGCGCGCAATTTATTGCAAGAAGCGATTGACAGCGGTGCAGCTTTAGATAAATTCCGCACATTCTTAAGCAATCAAGGGGGTAATCCAGAAGTAGTGGATCATCCTGAATTATTACCGCAAGCACAATATCAAGTTGAATTGCCTGCTAAAGAAAGCGGTGTTGTGACTGAAATTGTAGCTAATGAAATGGGTATCGCTTCAATGATGCTTGGTGCAGGGCGTCAAACTAAAGAAGATGATATTGATTTGAGTGTCGGTTTAGTATTGCATAAGAAAGTCGGAGATAAAATTGAAGAAGGCGAAAGCTTGATGACGATTTACAGCAATACTGAAGATATCGAAGATGTTAAAGCAAAAATTTATGACAACATCACGATTTCAGCATCAGGCGAAGCACCGACTTTGATTCACACTGTGATTACAGAATAAATAATTTTTAAATTAGAAAGAGATAGGAGAGAATGATTATGGCAACTCCCTTTAAACGTATACATTTAATTGTAATGGATTCAGTAGGTATCGGTGAGGGACCGGATGCTGCAGCATTTAATGATGAAGGCAGCCATACTTTAAAACATACTTTGGAAGGTTTTGAACAAGAACTTCCAAACTTAGAACGACTTGGCCTAGGAAATATTGCGCCATTACCTGTAGTAGATGAAGTAGAACAACCTGAGGCTTTCTATACTAAATTGAGTGAAGCTTCTGTAGGTAAAGATACAATGACAGGGCACTGGGAAATTATGGGCTTGAATATTATGCAGCCGTTCAAAGTTTATCCTGA from Staphylococcus condimenti carries:
- a CDS encoding pyrimidine-nucleoside phosphorylase; its protein translation is MRMVDLIDKKRDGESLSAEEIKWMIAEYTNGNIPDYQMSSMAMAIYFQDMNNDERAELTMAMVHSGDEIDLSAIEGTKVDKHSTGGVGDTTTLVLAPLVAAVGVPVAKMSGRGLGHTGGTIDKLESVDGFHVEISEDDFIRLVNEDKLAVIGQSGNLTPADKKLYALRDVTGTVNSIPLIASSIMSKKIAAGADAIVLDVKTGNGAFMKTLADAEALAHAMVKIGNNVGRQTMAIISDMSQPLGYAIGNALELKEAMDTLRGEGPEDLTELVMTLGSQMVVLGGKAESLDEARNLLQEAIDSGAALDKFRTFLSNQGGNPEVVDHPELLPQAQYQVELPAKESGVVTEIVANEMGIASMMLGAGRQTKEDDIDLSVGLVLHKKVGDKIEEGESLMTIYSNTEDIEDVKAKIYDNITISASGEAPTLIHTVITE